A region from the Brassica napus cultivar Da-Ae chromosome C8, Da-Ae, whole genome shotgun sequence genome encodes:
- the LOC106454215 gene encoding glucan endo-1,3-beta-glucosidase-like: MAKAHICLYFVIFLYLYSEGTFTRVNAEGRHGEWCVAKPATKKEKLQQIIDFARSKVNCADISNGGACYSPEDLLLHASVAMNNYYQAEGRHFWNCNFEGSGIIAITDPSTGNCKYQLKK, encoded by the exons ATGGCTAAAGCACATATATGTCTTTATTTCGTCATCTTTTTATACCTTTATTCAG aaGGAACTTTCACGAGAGTCAACGCAGAG GGTCGTCATGGGGAGTGGTGTGTGGCGAAACCAGCTACGAAGAAAGAAAAACTTCAACAAATTATTGATTTTGCACGTTCTAAAGTCAATTGTGCAGATATATCGAATGGCGGTGCATGTTATTCTCCTGAGGATCTCCTGCTTCATGCTTCTGTAGCCATGAATAATTATTATCAAGCGGAAGGAAGACACTTTTGGAATTGCAATTTCGAAGGCTCTGGCATCATTGCCATAACTGATCCGA GCACTGGAAATTGcaaatatcaattaaaaaaatga